AAAAAAGTAATTACTGTTCAAAAAAATGCTTTAGTTTCAGAAGCTGCAAATAAGATGAAACAAGCAGGTGTTGGTGCGGTAGCTGTTGAAGATAACGGAAATATTGTGGGTCTTATAACAGACAGGGATATTGTTTTACGAGATGTAGCTGAAGCAGATCAACCTGGTCAAATGAGATGTAGTGATATTATGAGTACAAATATTGCTACAGCTACACCAGAATCAAATGTGGATGATGTAGCTAGAGTAATGTCTGAACGTCAAGTAAAGAGAATACCTATTGTAGAACAAAGTAAAATTGTGGGTATGGTTTCGCTAGCTGATCTCTCACAAACAAGAGGTAAGAAAAGTGAAGCTGGAGATACACTAAGAGATATTACTACAAAACAAACTTTCCAATAAGACCAAAGAGGGTGTATGAAAAAATACATCCTCTTTTTTAAGAAAATTAAAATAAGAATATTTTAGTATTAATTATATTTGAAACGAACTAAATTTATTGTTCATATAGTCATTCTAATTCACTTAAATGCATTTGCTTACACCTTACTACCTGTGTTTTTTTCGTTTTTATAGTATAATAATACATAGAAAGAAGGTGTATCTATGGATTGGAAAAATAAATTAGAGAGAAAATGGAGTCCCTTTGCTATTCACAATTTAATGGTGTACATAGTGACCATAAATTTTTCTGTTTTTGTAATAGAGTATTTAAACCTAGTGCCCAGTATTGTAGATTATTTGTATTTTGTACCTTCATTATTTTTACAAGGACAAATTTGGCGAATTATTACTTTTATTTTTATTCCACCAAATGCAGATGTTGTATTCATCTTATTTG
This sequence is a window from Alkalibaculum bacchi. Protein-coding genes within it:
- a CDS encoding CBS domain-containing protein — encoded protein: MKAKNIMTKKVITVQKNALVSEAANKMKQAGVGAVAVEDNGNIVGLITDRDIVLRDVAEADQPGQMRCSDIMSTNIATATPESNVDDVARVMSERQVKRIPIVEQSKIVGMVSLADLSQTRGKKSEAGDTLRDITTKQTFQ